The nucleotide window GGATTATGAAGATATTAAGGATGAGCTGGCAGAGTTTAAAAAAGTTTTCATCAATGCTCAGATTCTTGAAGAATCAGGTGAAGAATGGAAGTTCAATGAGGGCTGTCTTTCTATTCCGGATGTAAGAGAAGATGTGAAAAGAAAAGGCACAATCGTTATTGAATATTATGACGAAAATTTTGTGAAACATACAGAAACTTTTTCCGATATTAGAGCCCGCGTAATTCAGCATGAATATGACCATATTGAAGGGATTCTGTTTACTGACCACCTGAGTGCTCTGAAGAAGAAACTGGTGAAAGGTAAGCTGACAAAAATCTCTCAGGGTGATGTAAGCATCGGTTACAAAATGAGATTTCCAAAATAATTTAAACAAGGATTAAAAAGAATAATAAAAAGCAAAAAGCTAGTGCTGATTGCAGAATTTACAAAAAATAAAATTATGCTGTTAGAAAAAATAATTTCAATTTCTGGAAAACCAGGACTTTTCAAATTAGTTTCTCAATTAAGAAACGGATTCATTATTGAAGATGTTACCTCAAAGAAAAAAGTAAGCATTGGAAACTCAAGCCAGGTAAGTTTACTGGACAATATTGCCATGTTTACATTCGAGAAAGAAGTTCCTTTGTTTGAAGTATTTGAAAATATTGCTAAGAACAATGATTATAAGGAAACAATTTCTCACAAATCTTCTGAGGCAGAACTGAAAGATTTCATGCTGGCGTCTCTTCCTAACTATGATACAGAAAGAGTATATTCTTCTGACATCAAGAAATTAGCTCAGTGGTACAACATCCTTCAAAAAGCTGGATATATTACTCCTGAAAGCTTTGTAAAAGCAGAACCTGAAACTTTAGAAGGTGAGCCTGCAACAGAAGAAGTAAGCATTGAAAAAGAAGCTAAGAAAGCGGCTCCAAAAACTGAAAAGCCAGCTGCTCCAAAAGTAAAAGCGACTTCAGCTGCAAAATCAGCTCCGAAGAGCACACACAGAAAACAAGGATAATTCATTCTGAATTAAAAATATAAAACCTTGTCTGGAATTTCCGGACAAGGTTTTTTCGTTTTTTCAGACAAAAGATAATTGCATGCTAATATTTTCAAACCTAACAGGTTTTCGAAACCTGTTAGGTTTACCGCCTAATTTATCCTAAATTCTGCACTCCGTAACTTTTACTTCCAACGTTTGTAATGATGCCCGAATAACCCTTACATTTGTATAAGATTGAATTTCCCATTATTTATGAATACGAAACAGGAGAAACTAGAAGCATTCGGAAGATTACTGGATATTATGGACGATTTGCGTGAAAAATGTCCGTGGGATCAGAAGCAGACGTTAGAATCCCTTCGTCATCTTACCCTTGAAGAGACCTATGAACTTTCAGATGCTATTTTGCAGAACGATTTACAGGAGATAAAGAAAGAACTGGGCGATGTCCTGCTTCATCTTGTTTTCTATGCTAAAATCGGTTCTGAAAAAGAAAGTTTTGATATTGCAGATGTTATCAATTCTTTGAATGAAAAATTGATCTTCCGCCATCCCCATATCTACGGAGATACTGAAGTAAAAGATGAAGAAGAAGTGAAGCAGAACTGGGAAAAATTAAAACTGAAAGAAGGGAATAAGTCTATTTTAGGAGGTGTTCCGAAAAGTCTGCCAAGTCTGGTAAAGGCTTACAGAATCCAGGATAAGGTAAAAGGAATCGGTTTTGAGTTTCATGATGCAGAAGATGCCTGGAAAAAGGTAGATGAGGAGATTCAGGAGTTTCATGCTGAGACAGATCT belongs to Chryseobacterium gleum and includes:
- the mazG gene encoding nucleoside triphosphate pyrophosphohydrolase; translation: MNTKQEKLEAFGRLLDIMDDLREKCPWDQKQTLESLRHLTLEETYELSDAILQNDLQEIKKELGDVLLHLVFYAKIGSEKESFDIADVINSLNEKLIFRHPHIYGDTEVKDEEEVKQNWEKLKLKEGNKSILGGVPKSLPSLVKAYRIQDKVKGIGFEFHDAEDAWKKVDEEIQEFHAETDLDKKEQELGDVFFSLINYARISGINPDSALERTNLKFISRFQKMEGLAEEQDLKLADLSLEEMDVLWEKAKKLS
- a CDS encoding DUF5606 family protein; its protein translation is MLLEKIISISGKPGLFKLVSQLRNGFIIEDVTSKKKVSIGNSSQVSLLDNIAMFTFEKEVPLFEVFENIAKNNDYKETISHKSSEAELKDFMLASLPNYDTERVYSSDIKKLAQWYNILQKAGYITPESFVKAEPETLEGEPATEEVSIEKEAKKAAPKTEKPAAPKVKATSAAKSAPKSTHRKQG
- the def gene encoding peptide deformylase, encoding MILPIRAFGDPVLRKVGKDIDKDYPGLQELIDNMFETMYSANGIGLAAPQIGLDIRLFVIDVTPLAEDEDYEDIKDELAEFKKVFINAQILEESGEEWKFNEGCLSIPDVREDVKRKGTIVIEYYDENFVKHTETFSDIRARVIQHEYDHIEGILFTDHLSALKKKLVKGKLTKISQGDVSIGYKMRFPK